A genomic region of Ochotona princeps isolate mOchPri1 chromosome 17, mOchPri1.hap1, whole genome shotgun sequence contains the following coding sequences:
- the HES7 gene encoding transcription factor HES-7 isoform X2: MLKPLVEKRRRDRINRSLEELRLLLLERTRDQNLRNPKLEKAEILEFAVGYLRERSRVEPPGVPRSPGQDAEALASCYLSGFRECLLRLAAFAHDASPAARAQLFSALHGYLRPKPPRPEPPLDPRPPAPRPPLDPAAPAFGPALHQRPPVHQGPPSPRCAWSPALRSPRAGDCGAPAPLTGLLPPPPHRQDGVPKAPALPPPAFWRPWP; this comes from the exons ATGCTGAAGCCGCTGGTGGAGAAGCGGCGCCGGGACCGCATCAACCGCAGCCTGGAGGAGCTGAGGCTGTTGCTGCTGGAGCGCACGCGGGACCAG AACCTCCGGAACCCGAAGCTGGAGAAGGCGGAGATCTTGGAGTTCGCCGTGGGCTACTTGAGGGAGCGCAGCCGGGTGGAGCCCCCGG GGGTTCCCCGGTCCCCAGGCCAGGACGCCGAGGCGCTCGCCAGCTGTTACTTGTCCGGCTTCCGCGAGTGCCTGCTCCGCTTGGCGGCCTTCGCGCACGACGCCAGCCCGGCCGCCCGCGCCCAGCTCTTCTCCGCGCTGCACGGCTACCTGCGCCCCAAACCGCCCCGGCCCGAGCCGCCGCTAGACCCGAGGCCTCCGGCGCCGCGCCCACCGCTGGACCCCGCCGCACCGGCCTTCGGTCCCGCGCTGCACCAGCGCCCCCCAGTACACCAGGGCCCCCCTAGCCCGCGCTGCGCATGGTCCCCAGCCCTCCGCTCGCCCCGCGCCGGGGATTGCGGCGCGCCGGCACCCCTCACCGgactgctgccgccgccgcctcaCAGACAAGACGGGGTGCCCAAGGCCCCGGCGCTCCCGCCGCCCGCTTTCTGGAGACCTTGGCCCTGA
- the HES7 gene encoding transcription factor HES-7 isoform X1: MVTRDRAENREGPKMLKPLVEKRRRDRINRSLEELRLLLLERTRDQNLRNPKLEKAEILEFAVGYLRERSRVEPPGVPRSPGQDAEALASCYLSGFRECLLRLAAFAHDASPAARAQLFSALHGYLRPKPPRPEPPLDPRPPAPRPPLDPAAPAFGPALHQRPPVHQGPPSPRCAWSPALRSPRAGDCGAPAPLTGLLPPPPHRQDGVPKAPALPPPAFWRPWP, translated from the exons ATGGTTACCCGGGATCGAGCTGAGAACCGAGAGGGTCCCAAG ATGCTGAAGCCGCTGGTGGAGAAGCGGCGCCGGGACCGCATCAACCGCAGCCTGGAGGAGCTGAGGCTGTTGCTGCTGGAGCGCACGCGGGACCAG AACCTCCGGAACCCGAAGCTGGAGAAGGCGGAGATCTTGGAGTTCGCCGTGGGCTACTTGAGGGAGCGCAGCCGGGTGGAGCCCCCGG GGGTTCCCCGGTCCCCAGGCCAGGACGCCGAGGCGCTCGCCAGCTGTTACTTGTCCGGCTTCCGCGAGTGCCTGCTCCGCTTGGCGGCCTTCGCGCACGACGCCAGCCCGGCCGCCCGCGCCCAGCTCTTCTCCGCGCTGCACGGCTACCTGCGCCCCAAACCGCCCCGGCCCGAGCCGCCGCTAGACCCGAGGCCTCCGGCGCCGCGCCCACCGCTGGACCCCGCCGCACCGGCCTTCGGTCCCGCGCTGCACCAGCGCCCCCCAGTACACCAGGGCCCCCCTAGCCCGCGCTGCGCATGGTCCCCAGCCCTCCGCTCGCCCCGCGCCGGGGATTGCGGCGCGCCGGCACCCCTCACCGgactgctgccgccgccgcctcaCAGACAAGACGGGGTGCCCAAGGCCCCGGCGCTCCCGCCGCCCGCTTTCTGGAGACCTTGGCCCTGA